A window from Azoarcus sp. DD4 encodes these proteins:
- the rimP gene encoding ribosome maturation factor RimP — protein sequence MQTSVEKLVEQVVSGLGFELVDFELSPKARLLRVFIDIERGVTVDDCATVSNQLTRVFEVENVDYDRLEVSSPGLDRPLKKFADFERFAGHEIQLRLTLPIGNQRNFVGVIEGVRDGAIVLHTDKGELLAPFEEIEKARLVPKF from the coding sequence ATGCAGACAAGCGTCGAAAAGCTGGTAGAGCAGGTGGTAAGCGGCCTGGGGTTCGAGTTGGTGGATTTCGAACTTTCGCCGAAGGCCAGGCTACTGCGGGTGTTTATCGACATCGAGCGCGGTGTCACGGTCGATGATTGCGCGACAGTCAGCAACCAGCTAACCCGGGTGTTCGAAGTCGAGAATGTCGATTACGACCGCCTCGAAGTGTCGTCGCCCGGTCTCGATCGCCCACTGAAGAAGTTCGCTGATTTCGAACGCTTTGCCGGCCACGAGATCCAGTTGCGCCTCACGCTGCCGATCGGTAATCAACGCAATTTTGTCGGTGTGATCGAGGGTGTCCGTGACGGTGCCATTGTCCTGCACACAGATAAGGGGGAGTTGCTTGCCCCGTTTGAAGAAATCGAAAAGGCACGCCTTGTTCCCAAATTTTGA
- the rluB gene encoding 23S rRNA pseudouridine(2605) synthase RluB has product MGATRSPRPRRPAGDRQPAPTFTEPERLQKVLAQAGVASRREIEELVIAGRISVNGLPASLGQKIGPGDRVKLNGKLIPLRFAQRSPRVLIYHKPEGEIVSRDDPEGRPTVFERLPLLRKGRWLAVGRLDFNTSGLLLFTNDGDLANRLMHPRYELTREYAVRLLGALTDEQAQSLTDGIQLEDGPARFLSLSDAGGEGVNHWYRVTLSEGRNREVRRMFEAVGLTVSRLMRVRYGSVELPARLKRGMWMEMPEADACALAGLPPPQVQQGDNRAKKPPKLHHTTPRER; this is encoded by the coding sequence ATGGGCGCAACGCGTTCGCCAAGGCCGCGCAGACCGGCTGGCGACCGCCAGCCGGCGCCTACCTTCACCGAGCCCGAGCGTCTGCAGAAGGTGCTCGCTCAGGCCGGCGTGGCATCTCGGCGGGAGATCGAGGAACTGGTCATCGCCGGACGGATTTCGGTAAACGGCCTGCCGGCGTCGCTGGGTCAGAAGATCGGCCCGGGTGATCGGGTCAAGCTCAACGGCAAGCTGATTCCCCTGCGTTTTGCGCAGCGCTCGCCGCGCGTGCTGATCTATCACAAGCCGGAAGGCGAGATCGTCTCCCGCGACGATCCCGAAGGCCGTCCAACAGTGTTCGAGCGCCTCCCGCTGCTGCGCAAAGGGCGTTGGCTGGCAGTCGGTCGTCTCGATTTCAATACGTCCGGTCTGCTGTTGTTTACGAATGACGGCGACCTGGCCAATCGCTTGATGCACCCGCGCTACGAATTGACGCGCGAGTATGCCGTCCGGCTGCTTGGCGCGCTGACGGACGAGCAGGCACAATCGCTGACCGACGGCATCCAACTGGAAGACGGGCCTGCGCGCTTTCTGTCCCTGTCGGATGCTGGAGGTGAAGGGGTCAATCACTGGTATCGGGTGACCCTGTCCGAAGGTCGGAACCGCGAGGTGCGGCGCATGTTCGAGGCCGTCGGCCTGACGGTGAGCCGGTTGATGCGGGTGCGCTACGGCTCGGTCGAGCTACCCGCAAGGCTCAAGCGCGGTATGTGGATGGAAATGCCGGAAGCCGATGCTTGCGCGCTTGCGGGCCTTCCGCCGCCGCAGGTTCAGCAGGGCGACAACCGCGCCAAGAAGCCACCCAAGCTGCATCACACCACGCCGCGCGAACGCTGA
- the scpB gene encoding SMC-Scp complex subunit ScpB, producing the protein MDHGTTPEHYKRIIEAALLAAPAPLPVASLRRLFDDDPGPDLVRRLLDELRSEWEAAQRGVELVLLASGWRFQTRPECQVYLDRLKEEKPPRYSRAVMETLAIIAYRQPVTRGDIEDIRGVAVSANVLKTLEARGWVDIVGHRDTPGRPALFATTRRFLDDMGLRSLTELPALAEIERIMDLVDTSQIEAAAAAAPEEEDPDA; encoded by the coding sequence ATGGATCACGGGACGACGCCTGAGCACTACAAGCGGATCATCGAGGCCGCCTTGCTGGCCGCACCGGCTCCGCTGCCGGTCGCGAGTTTGCGGCGGCTGTTCGACGACGATCCGGGGCCCGATCTGGTGCGACGGTTGCTGGATGAGCTGCGCAGCGAGTGGGAGGCCGCGCAGCGCGGCGTGGAACTCGTTCTCCTGGCGAGCGGATGGCGGTTTCAGACCCGCCCGGAATGCCAGGTCTACCTCGACCGGCTGAAGGAGGAAAAACCGCCGCGCTATTCGCGTGCGGTGATGGAAACGCTGGCGATCATTGCCTATCGTCAACCGGTTACGCGCGGCGACATCGAAGACATTCGGGGCGTGGCGGTGTCCGCCAACGTATTGAAAACACTGGAAGCGCGTGGTTGGGTCGACATCGTCGGCCATCGCGATACGCCGGGGCGCCCGGCGCTTTTCGCAACCACGCGGCGCTTCCTTGACGACATGGGCTTGCGCAGCCTGACAGAGTTGCCCGCGCTGGCCGAAATCGAAAGGATCATGGACCTTGTCGACACCTCACAAATCGAAGCGGCCGCTGCGGCCGCCCCTGAAGAAGAAGACCCCGACGCCTGA
- a CDS encoding ScpA family protein produces the protein MNLPLELAPVEELGALESVARLYGEPLLELPKDLYIPPDALQVFLEAFEGPLDLLLYLIRKANVNVLDIPMAPLTAQYLDYVEAMRASNLELAAEYLLMAAMLLEIKSRILLPRPPRESETEEDPRAELVRRLLEYEQMKLAAARLDLLPRAERDYEWVGVFVAEKVVERLPEVSLHDLQLAWLRIMKKARLTQHHRVGREQLSVREHMTAILRKLSDGVFVVFDTLFDAELGAAGLVVSFLAVLELVKEKLVEVTQNEAFAPIYVKLADGSRDDA, from the coding sequence ATGAACCTGCCGCTGGAACTCGCACCGGTCGAGGAATTGGGCGCGCTCGAATCGGTCGCACGGCTGTATGGCGAACCGCTGCTCGAATTGCCCAAAGACCTGTATATTCCGCCCGACGCGCTACAGGTCTTTCTGGAGGCATTCGAAGGGCCGCTGGATTTGCTGCTCTATCTGATCCGCAAAGCCAACGTGAATGTGCTGGACATTCCGATGGCGCCGCTCACCGCCCAATACCTCGACTATGTCGAGGCGATGCGGGCGAGCAACCTGGAGCTGGCCGCGGAGTATCTGCTGATGGCGGCGATGCTGCTCGAGATCAAGTCGCGCATTCTGTTGCCGCGTCCGCCGCGTGAAAGTGAAACGGAAGAAGATCCGCGTGCCGAACTGGTGCGTCGGCTTCTCGAGTACGAGCAGATGAAGCTTGCCGCTGCGCGCCTCGATCTGCTGCCGCGAGCCGAGCGGGATTACGAATGGGTCGGGGTTTTCGTCGCAGAGAAAGTCGTCGAGCGTCTGCCGGAGGTCAGTCTGCATGATCTGCAGCTTGCCTGGTTGCGGATCATGAAGAAGGCGCGGCTGACTCAGCACCATCGCGTCGGCCGCGAACAGCTTTCGGTCCGCGAACACATGACCGCCATCCTGCGCAAATTGTCGGATGGTGTCTTCGTGGTCTTCGATACGCTGTTCGACGCCGAACTCGGTGCCGCCGGACTGGTGGTTTCCTTCCTTGCCGTGCTCGAGCTGGTCAAGGAAAAACTTGTCGAAGTGACGCAGAACGAAGCGTTTGCACCGATATACGTGAAGCTCGCAGATGGATCACGGGACGACGCCTGA
- a CDS encoding site-2 protease family protein, which translates to MDSLIPTLAIWALPVLLAITLHEAAHGYVARHFGDPTADQAGRITLNPLKHIDPVGTLLVPAAILAASTLFAGGGILFGWAKPVPVNFGRLRKPKADMLWVAAAGPFVNLLMAIGWAIVFKLALSLPGSVYTLPMMKMADAGMQINTVLMVLNLLPIPPLDGGRIAVSLLPNRLAWQYARLEPFGFPILLILLFTGLLGSVLWPFIAGFRFLLAALMGL; encoded by the coding sequence ATGGATTCGTTGATTCCCACCCTGGCCATCTGGGCGTTGCCCGTGCTGCTCGCCATCACTCTGCACGAGGCAGCGCACGGCTATGTGGCACGCCATTTCGGCGATCCGACCGCCGATCAGGCCGGGCGGATCACGCTCAATCCACTCAAGCACATCGATCCTGTCGGTACCCTGCTGGTGCCAGCAGCCATCCTGGCGGCAAGCACCCTGTTCGCCGGCGGCGGCATCCTGTTCGGATGGGCCAAGCCGGTACCAGTCAATTTCGGCCGCCTGCGCAAGCCAAAGGCGGACATGCTGTGGGTTGCCGCGGCAGGGCCTTTCGTGAACCTGCTGATGGCCATCGGCTGGGCGATCGTCTTCAAATTGGCATTGAGTCTGCCGGGGAGCGTTTATACCTTGCCGATGATGAAGATGGCGGACGCCGGCATGCAGATCAACACCGTACTGATGGTGTTGAACCTGCTGCCCATTCCGCCGCTGGACGGCGGCCGGATCGCCGTGAGCCTGCTGCCCAACAGACTGGCGTGGCAGTACGCGCGGCTCGAACCGTTCGGCTTTCCCATCCTGCTGATCTTGCTGTTCACAGGCTTGCTCGGCAGCGTCCTGTGGCCTTTCATCGCGGGCTTCCGCTTCCTGCTCGCCGCACTGATGGGGCTGTGA
- a CDS encoding L-threonylcarbamoyladenylate synthase: MAQFFSLHPEQPQPRLIRQAAEIIRGGGLIVFPTDSAYALGGHTGDAGLLERIRRIRGVDERHQFTLMCRDLSEIATYARVDNSQYRLLKATTPGPYTFILEGTRELPRRVLHPKRKTIGLRIPEHAVVSALLAELDEPLLSSTLLLPGEDLPLTDAEDIRDRLEKQVDLVIEAGFCGPEATTVIDLTTGAPVLIRVGRGDLAPFGLEAE, translated from the coding sequence ATGGCCCAGTTCTTTTCGCTGCACCCGGAGCAACCCCAGCCCCGCCTGATCCGCCAGGCGGCGGAGATCATCCGCGGCGGTGGCCTGATCGTCTTTCCGACCGATTCTGCTTATGCGCTTGGCGGACATACCGGCGATGCCGGTCTTCTCGAGCGGATCCGACGCATACGTGGCGTGGACGAACGCCATCAGTTCACCCTGATGTGCCGCGACCTCTCCGAAATCGCCACCTATGCACGGGTCGACAACAGCCAGTACCGCCTGTTGAAGGCGACGACGCCCGGCCCCTACACCTTCATCCTGGAAGGTACGCGCGAGCTGCCGCGGCGGGTGTTGCATCCCAAGCGCAAGACCATAGGCTTACGCATCCCGGAGCATGCGGTCGTCTCTGCGCTGCTGGCCGAGCTCGACGAGCCTCTGCTGTCGTCGACCCTGTTGCTGCCCGGCGAGGATCTTCCGCTCACGGACGCGGAGGACATTCGGGACCGGCTGGAGAAACAGGTCGATCTCGTCATCGAAGCCGGGTTCTGTGGGCCTGAAGCGACCACCGTGATCGATCTGACAACCGGTGCGCCGGTGCTGATCAGGGTAGGGCGGGGGGATCTCGCGCCGTTTGGACTGGAAGCCGAGTGA
- a CDS encoding 3',5'-nucleoside bisphosphate phosphatase, which translates to MNVDLHCHSTVSDGWLEPDAVVRRAHANGVELLALTDHDELGGIALARETATALGMRFVAGVEISVSFAGETIHIVGLGVDVDAPGLRAGLELVRSGRDLRARKMATGLEGIGFVNVLEGARRFARNPALVSRAHFARHLVAIGVMPDVKTVFDHYLVRGKPGFVEHEWAALEDAVGWIRAAGGIAVVAHPARYRLSSANMDALFDRFMAAGGEAVEVVSGAHTDDEMRRFATVARSRGLLASRASDFHGENESPVDLGRCNPLPSDLLPVWSRLL; encoded by the coding sequence ATGAACGTGGACCTGCATTGTCATTCCACCGTATCCGACGGCTGGCTGGAGCCGGATGCGGTGGTCCGGCGTGCGCACGCGAACGGGGTCGAACTGCTTGCGCTTACCGACCACGACGAGCTCGGCGGTATCGCCTTGGCACGTGAGACAGCGACCGCACTCGGCATGCGCTTCGTGGCCGGCGTCGAGATCTCGGTGTCGTTCGCCGGGGAGACCATCCACATCGTCGGGCTCGGCGTCGACGTCGATGCCCCGGGGCTGCGGGCCGGGCTGGAGTTGGTCCGCAGTGGCCGCGATCTGCGTGCCCGCAAGATGGCAACTGGCCTGGAGGGCATAGGTTTCGTCAATGTGCTGGAAGGGGCGCGCCGTTTCGCCCGCAATCCGGCTTTGGTCAGTCGCGCCCATTTCGCCCGCCATCTGGTTGCGATCGGGGTGATGCCTGACGTCAAGACGGTGTTCGATCACTACCTCGTACGGGGCAAGCCTGGTTTCGTCGAGCATGAATGGGCAGCGCTGGAAGATGCAGTCGGCTGGATACGTGCAGCCGGTGGCATTGCCGTAGTTGCGCATCCGGCCCGCTACCGGCTCTCTTCCGCCAACATGGACGCCTTGTTCGATCGTTTCATGGCGGCCGGAGGTGAGGCGGTCGAGGTCGTTTCCGGTGCGCACACCGACGACGAGATGCGGCGCTTCGCCACGGTGGCGCGTTCGCGCGGCTTGCTTGCGTCGCGGGCGTCCGATTTTCATGGCGAAAATGAGAGTCCGGTCGATCTCGGCCGCTGCAATCCTTTGCCTTCCGATCTTTTGCCGGTATGGTCCCGGCTGCTCTGA
- a CDS encoding alpha/beta fold hydrolase: MDASASFQFVVDAFAQDWHVIAPDWRGFGRSDRQGDAYWFPDYLADLDAILEVEQAGEAVTLIGHSMGGNVACLYAGVRPARVGRVIALDAFGLLDRAPEEAPGRYEKWLDELGRPGVSREYPDFDALAARLQRENPRLDPTRAAWLARQLGEHTESGAVRFAGDPNHRRINPVLYRRAESEACWRRITGRVLWVEPAEPELRRRVGISDEVDAAAKACFRDLQLVSVADAGHNLHHDQPERIAAIIEDFLRDTRSTSI; this comes from the coding sequence ATGGACGCATCCGCCTCGTTTCAGTTTGTCGTCGATGCCTTCGCACAAGACTGGCACGTCATCGCACCGGACTGGCGGGGCTTCGGGCGATCGGACCGGCAGGGGGATGCGTACTGGTTTCCCGACTACCTCGCCGATCTCGACGCGATTCTCGAAGTCGAACAAGCGGGCGAGGCGGTCACGCTGATCGGTCACAGCATGGGTGGCAACGTGGCCTGCCTGTATGCCGGTGTCCGTCCCGCCCGGGTAGGCCGTGTCATTGCGCTGGACGCATTCGGCCTGCTGGACCGCGCGCCGGAGGAGGCGCCGGGGCGCTACGAGAAGTGGCTCGATGAGCTCGGCCGTCCGGGCGTGTCGCGCGAGTATCCGGATTTCGACGCTCTCGCGGCGCGTCTGCAGCGCGAGAATCCACGGCTTGATCCGACCCGAGCTGCCTGGCTGGCCAGGCAGCTCGGCGAGCACACGGAAAGCGGGGCCGTGCGGTTCGCCGGCGATCCCAACCATAGGCGCATCAACCCGGTGCTCTATCGCCGCGCCGAGTCCGAGGCTTGCTGGCGGCGGATCACCGGCCGGGTCCTCTGGGTGGAGCCCGCGGAGCCCGAGTTGCGCCGGCGTGTTGGTATCAGCGACGAGGTAGATGCGGCCGCCAAGGCCTGTTTCCGCGATCTCCAGCTGGTGAGTGTTGCCGATGCCGGGCACAACCTGCATCACGATCAGCCGGAACGGATTGCGGCGATCATCGAGGATTTTTTGCGGGATACACGGTCGACGTCGATATGA
- a CDS encoding DUF6156 family protein: MSTTSQGTCRHFVTYSGVKLPFKLVNELGDNELGNRNTYFRGYFDADGRLSGFDKLVYGEIELSHRYTYHDNGKLLRAEITDADEELTVLDFDEAGQPA, encoded by the coding sequence ATGAGCACGACAAGCCAAGGCACCTGCCGTCATTTCGTCACTTACAGCGGCGTCAAGCTGCCATTCAAGCTGGTCAATGAACTGGGCGACAACGAACTGGGCAACCGCAATACGTACTTCCGCGGCTACTTCGACGCGGACGGCCGGCTGAGCGGCTTCGACAAACTGGTTTACGGCGAGATCGAGCTGTCGCACCGCTACACTTATCACGACAACGGCAAGCTGCTGCGCGCCGAGATCACCGATGCGGATGAAGAACTCACCGTGCTCGATTTCGACGAGGCCGGCCAGCCCGCCTGA
- a CDS encoding aldehyde dehydrogenase family protein — protein MDVDTLLARLGLATEKLHSGDFVVRTPITGAPLVRLQATRSVEAEAAIARASHAYLYWRTVPAPVRGTLVRRYADTLHKHKTQLAELITLESGKIHEEALGEVQEMIDICEFAAGLSRQLHGLTITSERPGHRIQELWHPAGVVGIISAFNFPAAVWAWNAALAWVCGDTVVWKPSERTPLTALACASLFSDTCASQGDVCEGLLEVLVGGRSLAELLATDKRIAVLSATGSCEMGQAIAPVVARRMGKAILELGGNNAAIVTPSADLALTERAVLFGAVGTAGQRCTSLRRLIVHDAIHDTLRDRLRAAWQRVKVGNPLLPGVLVGPLIDQRADDAMSTALLAAEAAGGIVWGGETVAVEGCSGAYYRRPALVEMPAQTDIMMRETFAPILYLLRYRDLREAITLNNAVPQGLASAIFTRDLAEAELFMSAAGSDCGIVNVNTGPSGAEIGGAFGGEKDSGGGREAGSDAWKAYMRRTTCTVNASGSLPLAQGISFGLETQD, from the coding sequence GTGGACGTCGATACCCTCTTGGCCCGGCTCGGGCTCGCAACCGAAAAGCTGCACAGCGGCGACTTCGTTGTTCGCACGCCGATCACCGGCGCCCCCCTTGTCCGCCTGCAGGCAACGCGCAGCGTCGAAGCGGAAGCGGCGATCGCACGAGCGTCCCACGCCTATCTGTACTGGCGCACGGTCCCTGCCCCGGTCCGCGGCACCCTCGTCCGCCGTTATGCCGACACCTTGCACAAGCACAAGACTCAGCTCGCCGAGCTCATTACGCTGGAGAGCGGCAAGATCCACGAGGAAGCGCTCGGCGAAGTACAGGAGATGATCGACATCTGCGAATTCGCCGCCGGACTGTCCCGCCAATTACATGGCCTGACAATCACCAGCGAGCGGCCGGGTCACCGCATCCAGGAACTCTGGCATCCGGCAGGCGTGGTGGGCATCATCTCCGCCTTCAACTTCCCGGCGGCCGTCTGGGCCTGGAACGCGGCGCTGGCGTGGGTCTGCGGCGACACGGTGGTGTGGAAGCCTTCTGAGCGAACACCGCTGACTGCGCTTGCCTGCGCCAGCCTGTTCTCCGACACCTGCGCCAGCCAGGGGGATGTCTGCGAGGGTCTGCTCGAAGTCCTGGTCGGTGGGCGTAGTCTCGCCGAGCTTCTCGCGACCGACAAACGCATTGCCGTGCTGTCGGCAACCGGCTCCTGCGAGATGGGCCAGGCGATCGCACCGGTCGTCGCCCGCCGCATGGGCAAGGCCATACTCGAGCTTGGCGGCAACAACGCGGCGATCGTCACGCCCAGCGCCGACCTCGCGCTGACCGAACGTGCAGTGCTGTTCGGCGCGGTCGGCACGGCCGGCCAACGCTGCACCAGCCTGCGCCGCCTCATTGTTCACGACGCGATCCACGATACGTTGCGCGACCGGCTTCGCGCGGCATGGCAGCGGGTGAAAGTCGGCAACCCCTTGCTTCCCGGTGTATTGGTCGGTCCGCTGATCGACCAGCGTGCCGACGATGCCATGTCGACCGCACTCCTTGCAGCCGAAGCCGCAGGTGGCATCGTTTGGGGCGGGGAAACGGTCGCCGTCGAAGGGTGCAGCGGGGCTTACTACCGCCGCCCCGCCCTGGTGGAAATGCCTGCTCAGACCGACATCATGATGCGCGAGACCTTTGCGCCCATCCTGTATCTGCTGCGCTACCGTGATCTCCGCGAGGCCATCACCCTCAACAATGCCGTACCGCAAGGCCTGGCATCGGCCATCTTCACCCGCGACCTCGCAGAGGCGGAGTTGTTCATGTCGGCTGCCGGAAGCGACTGCGGCATCGTCAACGTAAATACCGGCCCGTCCGGTGCGGAAATCGGCGGCGCCTTCGGCGGCGAAAAGGATAGCGGCGGCGGCCGCGAAGCGGGCTCGGATGCCTGGAAGGCCTACATGCGGCGGACTACGTGCACGGTCAACGCATCCGGCAGCTTGCCGCTCGCACAGGGCATCAGTTTCGGGCTGGAGACACAGGACTAA
- the ylqF gene encoding ribosome biogenesis GTPase YlqF, which yields MPIQWFPGHMNSARKKAAEMLAAIDVVIEVTDARLPEASSNPMIGELRRFRNRPCLKLLNKVDLADPAATKAWMDFYNRQPGVRAVAISAKKSADVARIPGLCRTLAPHRDDGTKPLRMMIMGIPNVGKSTIMNALLKRKVAAVGDEPAVTKQLQTLDLGPGMTLTDTPGLMWPKIEHDSDGYMLAASHAIGRNAVIDEEVAAFLGEILIVRYPDLLAARYKLDPGGMDGPALVEAVGLRRGCRVKGGGLDLEKAAHILLNDYRSGTLGRISLETPDSREAMLATAKAEQRDDSADVDEPELE from the coding sequence ATGCCCATCCAGTGGTTTCCCGGTCATATGAATTCGGCCCGCAAGAAGGCGGCCGAAATGCTGGCAGCGATCGATGTGGTGATCGAAGTGACCGATGCCCGCCTGCCCGAAGCGAGCAGCAATCCGATGATCGGCGAATTGCGGCGCTTCCGTAATCGCCCGTGCCTGAAGTTGTTGAACAAGGTCGATCTCGCCGATCCGGCGGCCACCAAGGCCTGGATGGATTTCTACAATCGCCAGCCCGGCGTCAGGGCTGTCGCCATTTCGGCCAAGAAGTCGGCCGACGTGGCACGCATTCCCGGTCTGTGTCGCACGCTGGCGCCGCATCGCGACGACGGCACCAAGCCGCTGCGGATGATGATCATGGGCATTCCCAACGTCGGCAAGTCGACCATCATGAACGCACTGCTCAAGCGCAAGGTGGCTGCGGTGGGCGACGAGCCGGCCGTCACCAAGCAGTTGCAGACACTGGATCTGGGGCCCGGCATGACCTTGACGGACACGCCGGGGCTGATGTGGCCGAAGATCGAGCACGATTCCGACGGCTACATGCTGGCGGCGAGTCACGCCATCGGCCGCAATGCGGTAATAGACGAGGAGGTCGCCGCCTTTCTCGGCGAAATCCTGATCGTCCGCTACCCGGACCTGCTGGCTGCGCGCTACAAGCTCGATCCTGGCGGTATGGATGGTCCCGCGCTGGTAGAGGCGGTCGGACTCAGACGTGGATGTCGCGTCAAGGGCGGCGGACTGGACCTGGAGAAGGCGGCACACATCCTGCTGAACGATTACCGTAGCGGGACGCTCGGCAGGATCAGCCTGGAAACGCCCGACAGCCGGGAAGCGATGCTGGCGACTGCGAAGGCCGAGCAGCGCGACGACAGTGCGGATGTGGACGAACCCGAGCTGGAATGA
- a CDS encoding cold-shock protein produces the protein MSTQTGTVKWFNDAKGFGFITPENGGDDLFAHFSEIQSNGFKSLAENQRVEFEVKSGPKGLQAAKIRPL, from the coding sequence ATGAGCACTCAAACCGGTACCGTCAAGTGGTTCAACGACGCCAAGGGCTTCGGCTTCATCACCCCGGAAAACGGCGGCGACGACCTCTTCGCCCACTTCTCTGAAATCCAGAGCAACGGCTTCAAGTCCCTCGCTGAAAACCAGCGCGTGGAATTCGAAGTGAAGTCGGGCCCCAAGGGTCTGCAAGCGGCGAAGATTCGCCCGCTCTGA
- a CDS encoding DEAD/DEAH box helicase, translated as MTDPIATFADLNLPPALLQALADVGYETPSPIQAACIPQLLDGHDILGEAQTGTGKTAAFALPMLARLDLAKRNPQVLVLTPTRELAIQVAEAFQKYAHHLRDFHVLPLYGGQSMVVQLRQLSRGAQVIVGTPGRVMDHLERGSLKLDGLSALVLDEADEMLRMGFIEDVEWILEHTPPERQTALFSATMPDAIRRVAHQHLREPKEVKIRAATSTVSAISQRYWLVRGVDKLDALTRILDAEEKLDAAIVFVRTKTATTELADKLEARGYAAAALNGDMTQGLRERVIEQLKNGSLDIVVATDVAARGIDVPRISHVINYDIPYDTEAYVHRIGRTGRAGREGSAILFVAPRESRMLKAIERATRQPIEAIALPSREAVAGRRVAQFKQLVLDTLQQEDLGFFMDVVNGLAEEHELDAHEIAAALTYLAQRDKPLQVEESGRGWDVATAPTERERRPARETQRDNTWSERPERAPRPNRDEILNRRRAFADGALVRYRIDVGRSQGATPKEIVGAIANEGGIEGKYIGQIHLFDDYSTVELPASLPGELLGLLKRTRVRQCSLNIRPLTEAEANAQPPRRGPQRDSQRPEAGRRHPTEERKEWGQKRTTPSQPQERSEQGAKPARFGTGKPHPDKGSDKPWKRKEKR; from the coding sequence ATGACCGATCCGATCGCCACCTTTGCCGACCTCAACCTGCCCCCTGCACTGCTGCAGGCGCTTGCCGACGTCGGCTACGAAACCCCTTCGCCCATCCAGGCCGCGTGTATTCCACAGCTGCTTGACGGTCACGACATCCTTGGTGAAGCGCAGACCGGCACCGGCAAGACTGCGGCGTTCGCCTTGCCCATGCTGGCTCGCCTGGACCTCGCCAAACGCAATCCGCAGGTGCTGGTGCTGACGCCAACCCGCGAACTCGCGATCCAGGTTGCAGAGGCCTTCCAGAAGTACGCTCATCATCTGCGCGACTTTCATGTGCTGCCGCTCTACGGCGGCCAGAGCATGGTGGTGCAGCTGCGCCAGCTGTCACGCGGTGCCCAGGTCATCGTCGGCACCCCTGGCCGGGTCATGGACCACCTGGAGCGCGGCAGTCTCAAGCTGGACGGACTGTCCGCCCTGGTGCTGGACGAGGCCGACGAGATGCTGCGCATGGGCTTCATCGAAGACGTCGAATGGATCCTCGAGCACACGCCGCCGGAGCGCCAGACCGCGCTGTTTTCCGCAACCATGCCGGATGCGATCCGACGCGTGGCGCACCAGCACCTGCGCGAACCTAAGGAAGTGAAGATCCGGGCCGCGACCAGCACGGTGTCGGCGATCAGCCAGCGCTACTGGCTGGTGCGCGGCGTCGACAAGCTCGACGCCCTCACGCGCATCCTCGACGCCGAGGAAAAGCTCGATGCGGCCATCGTCTTCGTACGCACCAAGACGGCAACGACCGAGCTCGCGGACAAGCTCGAAGCCCGCGGCTACGCCGCGGCCGCACTCAACGGCGACATGACCCAGGGCCTGCGCGAGCGTGTTATCGAGCAGCTGAAGAACGGCTCGCTGGACATCGTCGTCGCCACCGACGTCGCAGCGCGCGGCATCGACGTACCGCGCATCAGTCACGTCATCAACTACGACATCCCCTACGACACCGAAGCCTACGTACACCGTATCGGCCGCACCGGACGCGCCGGCCGCGAAGGTAGCGCCATCCTCTTCGTCGCGCCGCGCGAGAGCCGTATGCTGAAGGCGATCGAACGCGCTACGCGCCAGCCCATCGAAGCTATCGCGCTGCCCAGCCGCGAAGCTGTCGCCGGCCGGCGGGTCGCCCAGTTCAAGCAGTTGGTGCTCGACACCCTGCAACAGGAAGACCTGGGCTTCTTCATGGACGTGGTGAACGGACTGGCGGAGGAGCATGAACTCGACGCACACGAAATCGCCGCGGCGCTGACCTATCTCGCCCAGCGCGACAAACCTCTGCAAGTCGAAGAAAGCGGCCGTGGCTGGGACGTGGCAACGGCACCGACGGAGCGCGAACGTCGCCCCGCCCGCGAAACGCAACGGGACAACACCTGGAGCGAGCGTCCCGAACGTGCACCGCGCCCCAACCGTGACGAGATCCTCAACCGTCGGCGTGCCTTCGCCGACGGCGCCCTGGTGCGCTACCGCATAGACGTGGGTCGCAGCCAGGGTGCCACGCCCAAGGAAATCGTTGGTGCAATCGCAAACGAAGGCGGCATCGAGGGCAAGTACATCGGACAGATCCACCTGTTCGACGACTACAGCACGGTCGAACTGCCTGCCAGCCTGCCAGGCGAACTCCTCGGTCTGCTCAAGCGCACCCGCGTGCGCCAGTGCTCACTCAACATCCGCCCCCTGACTGAAGCCGAGGCAAACGCGCAACCACCGCGCCGCGGTCCGCAACGTGACAGCCAGCGTCCCGAGGCCGGCAGGCGCCACCCCACCGAAGAACGCAAGGAATGGGGGCAAAAGCGCACGACACCCAGCCAGCCCCAGGAGCGTAGCGAGCAAGGCGCCAAGCCGGCACGTTTCGGCACGGGCAAGCCTCATCCCGACAAAGGTTCAGACAAGCCTTGGAAGCGCAAGGAAAAACGCTGA